In Solanum pennellii chromosome 7, SPENNV200, the following are encoded in one genomic region:
- the LOC107023962 gene encoding photosystem II repair protein PSB27-H1, chloroplastic — MASPTLITPSTSTPKSLITPIRSKLITSVTTTTTTNLRRREFLSLSAGILSPSLLLPATSAFAATDEEYVKEASEVIQKVRSTLNMDKGDPNIADSVAELREASNYWVAKYRREKALLGRASFRDIYSALNAVSGHYVSFGPTTPIPAKRKVRILEEMDTAEKALKRGR, encoded by the coding sequence ATGGCTTCTCCAACCCTAATTACCCCATCTACATCAACCCCCAAATCCCTCATCACCCCAATCCGATCAAAACTCATCACCTCCGtgaccaccaccaccaccaccaacctCCGCCGCCGCGAATTCCTCTCTCTGTCCGCCGGAATCCTATCTCCATCCCTTCTCCTTCCCGCAACATCAGCATTCGCAGCTACCGACGAGGAATACGTGAAGGAAGCATCGGAAGTGATTCAAAAGGTGAGATCTACGTTGAATATGGATAAAGGAGATCCGAATATAGCTGATTCAGTTGCTGAGTTAAGAGAAGCGTCGAATTACTGGGTTGCTAAGTATAGAAGAGAGAAAGCTTTGCTGGGTCGGGCTTCGTTTCGTGATATATATTCGGCACTCAACGCTGTTTCGGGCCATTATGTTAGTTTCGGGCCGACTACTCCGATTCCGGCGAAGAGAAAGGTGAGAATCTTAGAAGAAATGGATACTGCTGAAAAGGCTTTAAAGAGAGGAAGATGA
- the LOC107024623 gene encoding tryptophan decarboxylase TDC1-like → MGTLNSNNNPQTQSNFPKFNPLDPEEFRTQARQMVDFIADYYKNIESYPVLSQVEPGYLRTQLPENAPNRPESFDLIMKDVQNHIIPGMTHWLSPNFFAFFPATVSSAAFLGEMLCNCFNSVGFNWLASPAMTELEMVVMDWLANMLKLPKTFMFSGTGGGVLQSTTSEAILCTLIAARDRKIENVGVDEIGKFVVYGSDQTHSTYSKACKVAGIFPCNIRVVPTCIESDFALSPVVLRGIIVAAGLVPLFLCATVGTTSTTAVDPLGQLAEEFNIWFHVDAAYGGSACICPEFRQYLDGVERADSLSLSPHKWLLSYLDCCCMWVREPNVLVKTLSTNPEYLRNERSEYDSVVDYKDWQIGTGRKFKSLRLWFVMRSYGVANLQIHIRSDVRMAKMFEGFVKSDPMFDVVVPRRFSLVCFRFNPNKEHEPGYVEFLNKKLLDSVNSTGQIYMTHTIVGGIYMLRFALRIDM, encoded by the coding sequence ATGGGAACCCTTAATTCAAATAACAACCCTCAAACCCAATCCAACTTCCCAAAATTCAACCCGCTTGACCCGGAAGAATTCCGTACCCAAGCCCGTCAAATGGTGGACTTCATTGCTGATTACTACAAGAATATTGAGTCCTACCCGGTTCTAAGTCAAGTCGAACCCGGTTATCTTCGTACCCAATTACCCGAAAACGCCCCTAATCGACCCGAATCATTTGATTTAATCATGAAAGATGTCCAAAACCATATTATCCCGGGTATGACCCATTGGTTAAGCCCGAATTTCTTCGCATTTTTTCCAGCTACTGTTAGCTCCGCTGCGTTTCTAGGTGAAATGCTTTGCAATTGTTTCAACTCCGTCGGATTTAATTGGCTGGCTTCGCCAGCCATGACGGAGTTGGAAATGGTAGTCATGGACTGGCTTGCTAATATGTTGAAATTACCAAAAACTTTCATGTTTTCTGGCACGGGTGGTGGTGTACTACAAAGTACAACTAGTGAAGCTATACTATGTACGTTAATCGCTGCGCGTGATCGTAAGATCGAGAATGTAGGTGTCGATGAAATAGGAAAGTTTGTAGTCTACGGTTCTGATCAAACTCACTCTACTTATAGCAAAGCCTGCAAGGTAGCTGGTATTTTCCCATGCAATATTCGTGTGGTACCAACTTGTATCGAAAGCGATTTCGCTTTATCTCCTGTAGTACTACGTGGAATTATTGTTGCCGCGGGACTGGTCCCACTTTTCCTCTGTGCTACTGTTGGGACCACTTCCACCACAGCAGTTGATCCTCTGGGCCAGCTGGCTGAGGAATTCAATATTTGGTTCCATGTGGACGCTGCTTATGGAGGTAGCGCGTGTATATGTCCAGAGTTTAGACAATATCTCGATGGAGTCGAACGAGCGGACTCGTTAAGCCTAAGCCCACATAAGTGGCTATTAAGTTACTTAGATTGTTGTTGCATGTGGGTGAGAGAACCAAACGTGTTAGTCAAGACATTGAGCACGAATCCCGAGTACTTACGTAATGAACGATCTGAATACGACTCGGTTGTTGATTATAAAGACTGGCAAATCGGTACGGGACGAAAGTTCAAGTCTCTCCGATTATGGTTCGTCATGCGTAGTTATGGCGTAGCCAATCTTCAAATCCACATTAGGTCCGACGTTCGCATGGCCAAAATGTTTGAAGGGTTCGTTAAGTCCGATCCCATGTTTGATGTTGTCGTGCCACGACGTTTTTCACTCGTGTGCTTTCGGTTTAACCCGAACAAGGAACATGAACCGGGCTACGTCGAGTTTTTAAACAAGAAATTGCTTGATAGTGTTAATTCGACAGGTCAAATTTACATGACACACACAATAGTGGGTGGAATATACATGTTAAGGTTTGCACTGAGGATAGACATGTAA